A section of the Elizabethkingia anophelis R26 genome encodes:
- a CDS encoding dihydrofolate reductase family protein has protein sequence MRKLIFIVHTSLDGYIANTDGSFDGLNPGSNNLDYVCSIAEDADTILAGRTTFQLLNTYWPDAFKKPEASLSEVRYSTWYNSTRKVIASTTIDAPDKSTAIIHKDIPEYIRKLKQKKGKSIVIFGSPALFQSILAFDLIDEYHIILYPVILGDGIPLFKGNYNKQEFFFSGITPLDNGEVALKCLTGRR, from the coding sequence ATGCGTAAGTTAATTTTCATTGTACACACCTCTCTGGACGGCTATATTGCTAATACAGACGGAAGTTTTGATGGTTTAAATCCCGGTAGTAATAACCTGGATTATGTTTGCAGCATTGCTGAAGATGCTGATACAATCCTCGCAGGACGAACTACTTTTCAGCTACTGAATACTTACTGGCCGGATGCATTTAAAAAACCTGAAGCCAGCCTTTCGGAAGTACGTTATTCAACATGGTACAATTCCACCCGGAAAGTTATCGCCTCAACAACCATAGATGCTCCGGATAAAAGCACAGCAATCATACATAAGGATATTCCGGAATACATAAGGAAACTAAAACAGAAAAAAGGCAAATCCATTGTCATATTCGGAAGCCCGGCACTGTTCCAGTCCATATTAGCATTTGATCTTATAGACGAATATCACATTATCCTGTATCCTGTAATTTTAGGAGATGGTATACCCTTATTTAAAGGAAATTATAACAAGCAGGAATTCTTTTTCTCAGGGATAACTCCTTTGGATAATGGTGAAGTTGCTCTAAAATGTCTTACCGGCAGGCGTTAG
- a CDS encoding nuclear transport factor 2 family protein — MLSLVSFIGDTTSTDGVSVENVLAYENRLYKAMKESDISMLDLLLHDDLLFIIPTGEVITKEQDLKNYKDRIIEIEELIPETESLNIIEDTAVITLTIVLKGRFRGDSFETQYRYIRFWKNIENELKVIGGSCIPSIALTE, encoded by the coding sequence ATGCTTAGCCTTGTATCGTTTATTGGTGACACTACATCTACCGATGGAGTTTCTGTGGAAAATGTATTAGCCTATGAAAACAGATTGTACAAGGCTATGAAAGAAAGTGACATTTCCATGCTTGACTTGTTGCTTCATGATGATCTGTTATTTATTATTCCCACCGGAGAAGTTATCACCAAAGAACAGGATTTAAAAAATTATAAAGACCGTATAATAGAAATTGAAGAGCTAATTCCGGAAACAGAAAGCCTGAATATTATAGAAGATACAGCAGTCATTACACTGACCATAGTATTAAAAGGAAGATTCAGAGGAGATAGTTTTGAAACCCAATACCGCTATATCCGTTTTTGGAAAAACATTGAAAATGAACTAAAAGTAATTGGTGGAAGCTGTATTCCTTCTATAGCATTAACGGAATAA
- the nudK gene encoding GDP-mannose pyrophosphatase NudK produces MIPEVKITNTEILSDNWYVLRKVTFEYTKEDGSTQTQSREAYDRGNGATILLYNKDTRTVILTRQFRLPTYLNGNKTGMLIEACAGLLDQDNPEDCIRRETEEETGYKVKEVRKVFEAYMSPGSVTEILYFFIAEYSKDMKVAEGGGLEEEEENIEVLETDIDKAMEMIATGEIKDAKTIMLLQYIKLQQIL; encoded by the coding sequence ATGATTCCGGAAGTAAAGATTACGAACACCGAAATTTTATCCGATAACTGGTATGTATTAAGAAAAGTTACTTTTGAATATACCAAAGAAGATGGCAGCACCCAAACCCAAAGCAGGGAAGCCTACGACAGAGGAAATGGTGCCACCATCCTTTTGTATAATAAAGATACCAGAACTGTTATTCTGACCAGACAGTTCCGGCTGCCAACCTACCTCAACGGAAACAAAACAGGAATGCTGATCGAAGCATGTGCAGGACTGTTGGATCAGGACAATCCTGAAGACTGCATTCGCAGAGAAACAGAAGAAGAAACAGGCTACAAAGTAAAAGAAGTACGCAAAGTTTTTGAAGCCTATATGTCACCGGGATCGGTTACAGAAATTCTGTATTTCTTTATAGCCGAATATTCTAAAGATATGAAAGTTGCAGAAGGTGGCGGACTGGAGGAAGAGGAAGAAAACATTGAGGTACTGGAAACCGACATCGATAAGGCAATGGAAATGATAGCAACTGGGGAAATAAAAGATGCTAAAACCATTATGCTCCTTCAGTACATTAAGCTCCAGCAGATTTTATAA
- a CDS encoding Cof-type HAD-IIB family hydrolase — protein MNQLKNDSPNTNDIKAVFFDIDGTLLSFKTHKVPASTEEAIRILKKKGIHVFVSTGRSYNDIGHIRYLDFDGFITYNGGYCITKEGEVLFKKCINPNDVKALLDYADNNPLSFSLMSEHGNFIHDVTPEIAGMYAHLNLPVPPLVDMSNTDTENVLQGNIFISSEEEAAFMAQVMPDSVASRWSPLFADVNPSGQSKQVGIEVFCKHYGIDVSQTMAFGDGGNDITMLKYVALGVAMGNANPEVKEIADYVTDDIDNDGILKALKHFGIID, from the coding sequence ATGAATCAACTAAAAAACGATTCACCAAATACTAATGACATTAAAGCAGTTTTCTTCGATATTGACGGAACATTGCTAAGCTTTAAAACACACAAAGTTCCCGCTTCCACAGAAGAAGCAATTCGGATTTTAAAGAAAAAAGGTATACATGTCTTTGTTTCTACCGGGCGTTCTTACAATGATATTGGCCATATCAGATACCTGGATTTCGATGGATTCATTACATATAACGGTGGTTATTGCATTACCAAAGAAGGTGAAGTATTGTTCAAAAAATGTATTAATCCCAACGATGTAAAAGCATTACTGGATTATGCAGATAACAATCCTTTAAGTTTTTCTCTGATGTCAGAACATGGAAATTTCATTCATGATGTAACACCGGAAATCGCCGGGATGTATGCACACCTCAACCTTCCGGTCCCTCCTTTGGTAGATATGTCGAATACAGATACAGAGAATGTGCTTCAGGGTAATATTTTTATTTCTTCCGAGGAAGAAGCTGCATTTATGGCGCAGGTAATGCCGGATTCTGTGGCTTCAAGATGGTCTCCTCTTTTTGCAGATGTTAACCCGAGTGGCCAAAGCAAGCAGGTAGGTATTGAAGTATTCTGTAAACATTACGGAATAGATGTTTCCCAAACTATGGCATTTGGGGATGGCGGCAATGATATTACCATGCTGAAATATGTAGCTTTGGGGGTTGCTATGGGCAATGCTAATCCTGAAGTAAAAGAGATTGCAGATTATGTAACAGATGATATAGATAATGATGGTATTCTGAAAGCATTGAAGCATTTCGGAATTATAGATTAG
- a CDS encoding PaaI family thioesterase, translating to MEKIPVLDYLRKVVNHESVEGYVTFLQYPTAISETLKFKLTGIDHGEAHVSLKTDVNVHANQQGTVHGGMLCELADAAIGTAHSTVIEEGESFTSIELKINFLRPVWNDTLVAYAKPIQRGRTITVYQCTIENEMGKQVATVLSTVMTLRGDKAKGR from the coding sequence ATGGAAAAAATACCTGTACTGGATTATCTCAGGAAAGTTGTGAACCATGAATCTGTTGAAGGATACGTTACGTTTTTGCAATACCCGACAGCGATTTCGGAAACATTAAAATTTAAGCTTACCGGAATTGATCATGGAGAAGCGCATGTTTCTTTAAAAACTGATGTAAATGTTCATGCGAATCAACAAGGTACTGTACATGGTGGGATGTTGTGTGAGTTAGCAGATGCAGCTATAGGAACAGCGCATTCCACTGTAATAGAAGAGGGAGAGAGCTTTACCAGTATTGAGCTGAAAATTAATTTTCTCAGACCTGTATGGAATGATACGCTGGTTGCATATGCAAAACCCATTCAAAGGGGCAGAACAATTACAGTTTATCAGTGTACCATTGAAAATGAAATGGGTAAACAGGTAGCAACGGTTCTGAGTACGGTGATGACTTTGCGAGGTGACAAGGCAAAAGGAAGGTAA
- a CDS encoding TetR/AcrR family transcriptional regulator, with translation MNKAEKTKLFIIEKTAPVFNTKGYAATSLSDITEVTGLSKGSIYGNFDSKDEVVTEAFKYNAALLYKGFEEAMSTADNAYMRLRAFVNFYRDNWNQIYSIGGCPMLNAATEADDHLLFLQEVVKKYFMIWHKRIVRVIEEGKAEAAFKAETNSDQYAYTIMMLIEGGVLLSRTLGSTTQLNIALDRILKIIDEEIKD, from the coding sequence ATGAATAAAGCTGAGAAAACGAAACTATTTATTATTGAGAAAACAGCTCCGGTATTTAATACAAAGGGATATGCGGCTACGTCGTTATCGGATATCACGGAAGTGACCGGATTGTCGAAAGGTAGTATTTACGGGAATTTTGACAGTAAAGATGAGGTGGTAACTGAAGCATTTAAATACAATGCGGCTCTTTTATACAAAGGATTTGAAGAGGCAATGAGTACTGCTGATAATGCTTATATGCGTCTGCGTGCTTTTGTTAATTTTTACAGAGACAACTGGAATCAGATTTACAGTATCGGTGGATGTCCAATGTTGAATGCTGCTACGGAAGCCGATGATCATTTATTGTTCCTTCAGGAAGTTGTAAAGAAATATTTTATGATCTGGCATAAAAGAATTGTCCGTGTTATTGAAGAAGGAAAAGCTGAAGCAGCTTTCAAAGCGGAAACCAATTCAGACCAATATGCTTATACGATTATGATGCTGATTGAGGGAGGAGTACTATTGTCCAGAACACTGGGAAGTACAACACAATTAAATATTGCATTGGACCGTATTCTGAAAATTATTGATGAAGAAATAAAAGATTAA
- the lpdA gene encoding dihydrolipoyl dehydrogenase translates to MENYDVTVIGSGPGGYVAAIRSAQLGYRTLLVEKYNTLGGTCTNVGCIPTKALLDSTHHYSDALKKFSQHGINLDTIGLDFGQMFRRKADVVQKNTEGLEFLMKKNNITRIKGTASFVDNSTIEIRNEGTVQKVTSKNFIIATGSKPSFLPGINIDKERIITSTEALSLKELPKSMVIIGGGVIGVEMASVFNRLGTEVSILEYADHLISAMDHELGKTLQKILKKDGMDIRLQQAVYKAENLGNRTKVYFRDKNGTENSLEADYILVAVGRRPYTENLGLENTGVKLNERGFIITDEKLQTSVPGIYAIGDVIGGAMLAHKAEEEGVFVAETIDGQKPHIHYERIPSVVYTWPEVASVGATEEELKKNNIDYRSGKFPFSASARARASMDMEGFAKVLVDPKYGEILGVHIIGPRAADSIAQAVVALEYEVTAKDMFSISYAHPTYTEVLKEAYMLAYGQPAINI, encoded by the coding sequence ATGGAAAATTATGATGTTACCGTTATAGGTTCAGGCCCCGGAGGATATGTGGCAGCTATAAGAAGTGCTCAGTTGGGATACCGCACATTACTGGTAGAGAAATATAATACTTTGGGTGGTACCTGTACCAATGTAGGATGTATTCCTACAAAAGCTTTGCTGGACAGTACCCATCATTATTCAGATGCGCTGAAGAAGTTTAGCCAACACGGAATTAACCTGGATACAATTGGATTGGACTTCGGGCAAATGTTCCGGAGAAAAGCTGATGTTGTTCAAAAGAATACGGAAGGGCTGGAATTTCTGATGAAGAAAAATAATATTACCCGTATAAAAGGTACAGCTTCTTTTGTGGATAACTCGACAATTGAAATCCGGAATGAAGGAACTGTGCAAAAAGTAACTTCTAAAAATTTTATTATTGCTACAGGTTCTAAGCCATCGTTTTTACCAGGAATTAATATAGATAAAGAAAGGATTATAACTTCTACAGAGGCACTATCCCTGAAGGAGCTTCCTAAAAGTATGGTTATTATTGGTGGTGGAGTTATTGGTGTAGAAATGGCTTCCGTTTTTAACAGATTAGGGACTGAAGTGAGTATTCTGGAATATGCAGATCATCTGATTTCTGCAATGGATCATGAACTGGGAAAAACTCTGCAAAAAATACTGAAGAAAGACGGGATGGATATTCGCTTGCAGCAGGCAGTTTATAAAGCTGAGAACCTTGGTAATCGTACAAAAGTATACTTCAGAGACAAAAACGGAACTGAAAACTCTCTGGAAGCAGACTATATATTAGTAGCTGTGGGGCGGAGACCATACACTGAGAATCTGGGGCTTGAAAATACCGGAGTCAAGCTGAATGAACGGGGGTTTATTATAACAGACGAAAAATTGCAGACTTCGGTTCCCGGGATATATGCTATCGGAGATGTAATCGGTGGTGCAATGCTGGCGCATAAAGCCGAAGAAGAAGGTGTTTTTGTTGCAGAAACGATTGATGGGCAGAAACCTCATATTCACTACGAACGTATTCCTTCTGTTGTTTATACATGGCCTGAGGTAGCCTCAGTAGGTGCTACAGAAGAAGAACTGAAAAAGAATAATATAGATTATCGGTCCGGAAAGTTTCCTTTCTCAGCCAGCGCAAGAGCCCGGGCTTCTATGGATATGGAAGGTTTTGCAAAGGTATTGGTAGATCCTAAATACGGTGAAATTCTTGGTGTACACATCATTGGTCCAAGGGCTGCAGACAGTATTGCTCAGGCTGTAGTGGCGCTGGAATATGAAGTAACTGCAAAGGATATGTTCAGTATTTCATATGCCCATCCAACTTATACAGAAGTGCTAAAAGAAGCCTATATGCTAGCATATGGTCAGCCGGCAATTAATATCTGA
- a CDS encoding efflux RND transporter periplasmic adaptor subunit, giving the protein MYKNFILKSSFIVSVALILSSCSKGGDNQAYNQQPPELPIGVISQQDVTIPREYAASIEGVSTVEIRPQVSGYLSRIFVDEGDYVRAGQALFKIEDRIFQEQLRSAQATLISANATLANANIELNRKRELAKNNMISPIQVKEAETAYNSARGSVSQAQAAIESAKINLNFSTIKAPVSGYIGRFKYRIGSLLSPTNADPITILSDIHQIYAYFSLSENDFVNFQNQYTGNSIEEKLKNTPPVNLIMSNGGQYETSGRINAVEGQFNKMTGAITLRAVFDNSKAILRSGNTGKVLLEQKYDNAILLPVGSTMMIQDKVYVFSLDKQNKAIQIPVEVAGKAGTNYIVTSGLKAGDRYIVTGFERLQPGTPVVPQKEQKKEQKKAQ; this is encoded by the coding sequence ATGTATAAGAATTTTATTTTAAAGTCGTCCTTCATCGTTTCTGTGGCTCTTATCCTGAGCAGCTGCAGCAAAGGCGGCGATAACCAAGCATACAACCAACAACCTCCGGAACTCCCGATAGGTGTTATTTCTCAGCAAGATGTAACTATTCCCCGTGAATATGCAGCATCAATAGAAGGAGTCTCTACAGTAGAAATCCGTCCGCAGGTATCGGGTTACCTTAGCCGGATTTTTGTAGATGAGGGTGATTATGTAAGAGCAGGACAGGCTCTATTCAAAATTGAAGACCGAATTTTTCAGGAGCAGTTGAGAAGCGCGCAGGCTACACTTATTTCAGCTAATGCAACTCTTGCAAACGCTAATATAGAGCTGAACCGTAAAAGAGAGCTTGCCAAAAACAATATGATATCTCCTATTCAGGTAAAAGAAGCCGAAACAGCCTATAATTCCGCCAGAGGAAGTGTAAGTCAGGCACAGGCAGCAATAGAGTCTGCGAAGATTAATCTTAATTTCTCTACAATTAAAGCACCTGTAAGCGGATATATCGGACGTTTCAAATACCGTATCGGAAGTTTGTTATCGCCGACTAATGCAGATCCTATCACGATCTTGTCGGATATTCATCAGATCTATGCTTATTTCAGTTTAAGTGAGAATGATTTTGTAAACTTCCAGAACCAGTACACAGGAAACTCTATTGAAGAAAAATTAAAAAATACACCTCCGGTGAATCTTATTATGAGCAACGGCGGACAGTATGAAACTTCAGGTAGAATCAATGCTGTAGAAGGGCAGTTCAATAAAATGACAGGAGCTATTACACTGCGCGCTGTATTCGACAATTCAAAAGCAATCCTTAGAAGTGGAAATACAGGAAAAGTACTATTGGAGCAAAAATATGACAATGCTATATTGCTTCCTGTGGGTTCTACAATGATGATTCAGGACAAAGTATATGTTTTCTCTTTAGACAAACAAAACAAAGCCATTCAGATCCCTGTAGAAGTAGCGGGTAAAGCCGGAACCAATTACATTGTAACCAGCGGACTTAAGGCCGGAGACCGTTACATCGTTACCGGATTCGAGAGACTACAGCCGGGAACACCTGTTGTTCCGCAAAAAGAGCAAAAGAAAGAACAGAAAAAAGCTCAGTAA
- a CDS encoding class I SAM-dependent methyltransferase translates to MEDSTRKNHWETVYETKNPDQVSWTQEVPKTSLDFIHSFGPDKTVSIIDIGGGDSNLVDFLLREGYENISVLDISAKALERAKKRLGKDAEKVKWIVSDITSFAPETHYDIWHDRATFHFLTTPEQIAKYIGIAERYVTGYMIIGTFSVNGPTKCSGLEIMQYDEQSLPAKLENKFDKLSCMTEDHTTPFNTSQNFIFCSFKKRKD, encoded by the coding sequence ATGGAAGATTCAACCAGAAAAAATCACTGGGAAACTGTTTATGAAACTAAAAATCCGGATCAGGTAAGCTGGACACAAGAAGTTCCAAAAACATCACTGGATTTTATACATTCATTCGGACCGGATAAAACCGTATCCATAATTGATATTGGAGGCGGTGATAGTAATTTAGTAGATTTCCTCCTTCGTGAAGGTTATGAAAACATCTCTGTACTGGATATTTCTGCAAAAGCACTGGAAAGAGCAAAAAAGCGTCTCGGAAAAGATGCTGAAAAAGTAAAATGGATTGTAAGTGATATTACCAGCTTTGCACCTGAAACCCATTATGATATCTGGCATGACAGGGCTACTTTTCACTTTCTGACAACCCCAGAACAGATTGCAAAATACATTGGCATTGCGGAACGTTATGTTACCGGGTACATGATTATCGGAACATTTTCTGTAAACGGACCCACCAAATGCAGTGGACTCGAGATTATGCAATATGATGAACAATCTTTGCCTGCAAAACTGGAAAATAAATTTGATAAACTAAGCTGTATGACTGAAGACCACACAACTCCTTTCAATACATCTCAGAATTTTATATTCTGCAGTTTTAAAAAACGGAAGGATTAA
- a CDS encoding acetyl-CoA C-acetyltransferase, which translates to MNAKKVAIVGYNRTPFVRYNTVFANATNQDLLLSALQGLINKYNLQGKLLGEVAGGAVIKHISESNLIRETVMKTNLDPATPGCDLQQACDTGIEAAIYIANKIALGQIDCGIACGVEVMSNIPFESSLRLRKALLDANKEKSTFGKIKQLLKPSLKDWFPIPYKGQEPETGLVMGEHTELTAKYYQISREEQDALSLRSHQKLAKAYDEGFYEDMITPYLDIKEDNNLRRDTSLEKLASLKPAFDKKNGTLTAGNSTPFTDGASTILLASEEWAEANGLPVLAYITYAELAGIEYVQNRQNLLLAPVFAADRMLKKANIKLEDFDYYEIHEAFAAQILATLKIWETKELALQFGLQDALGKVDLEKLNVKGGSLAAAHPFAATGGRIIATLAKLLNEKGNGKGFISICAARGQGVTMIIEK; encoded by the coding sequence ATGAATGCTAAAAAAGTAGCAATAGTCGGTTATAACAGAACTCCCTTTGTGAGGTACAATACCGTCTTTGCCAATGCAACCAATCAGGATCTTCTTCTTTCGGCTCTTCAGGGACTTATTAACAAATATAACCTTCAGGGAAAATTATTAGGTGAAGTTGCGGGAGGCGCCGTTATTAAGCACATCTCCGAAAGTAATCTGATCCGGGAAACTGTAATGAAAACCAATCTGGATCCTGCAACCCCCGGGTGTGATCTTCAACAGGCCTGTGATACCGGAATTGAGGCCGCTATTTATATTGCCAACAAAATAGCTCTCGGGCAAATTGATTGTGGTATTGCCTGTGGTGTAGAGGTGATGAGCAATATTCCGTTTGAAAGCAGTCTTAGGTTAAGAAAAGCTTTATTGGATGCCAATAAAGAGAAGAGTACTTTTGGTAAAATAAAACAATTACTCAAGCCTTCATTAAAAGACTGGTTTCCTATTCCCTACAAAGGTCAGGAGCCAGAGACAGGACTTGTTATGGGTGAACATACTGAGTTAACAGCCAAATATTATCAGATCTCCAGAGAAGAACAGGATGCTTTATCTCTAAGAAGCCACCAAAAGCTGGCCAAAGCCTACGATGAAGGATTTTATGAAGATATGATTACTCCTTATCTGGATATAAAGGAAGATAACAACCTTCGAAGAGACACCAGTCTGGAAAAACTTGCATCCCTAAAACCTGCTTTTGATAAAAAGAACGGGACGCTCACTGCCGGTAATTCAACTCCTTTTACAGACGGAGCATCAACAATACTACTAGCCAGTGAAGAATGGGCTGAAGCAAATGGTCTTCCGGTTCTGGCTTATATCACCTATGCAGAGCTTGCCGGAATTGAATATGTCCAGAACAGACAAAATCTGCTTCTGGCACCTGTTTTTGCAGCTGACAGAATGTTGAAAAAAGCAAATATAAAGCTGGAGGACTTTGATTATTATGAAATTCATGAAGCTTTTGCCGCACAAATTCTGGCAACACTGAAAATATGGGAAACAAAAGAATTGGCTTTGCAATTTGGTCTGCAGGATGCTCTGGGGAAAGTTGATCTCGAAAAATTAAATGTAAAAGGAGGTAGCCTCGCTGCTGCTCATCCGTTTGCCGCTACCGGCGGACGAATTATTGCTACACTGGCTAAACTCCTGAATGAGAAAGGCAACGGAAAAGGATTTATTTCTATTTGTGCAGCCCGCGGACAGGGAGTTACCATGATTATAGAAAAATAA
- a CDS encoding helix-turn-helix domain-containing protein, producing the protein MERDFISFLTLQDALEILKLQVINKDILTYDLTKQDYHLEENSLYRSDSFCVILVKSGVVSYISNGEYLTLYAGDILFSPILETFSIEYLSDDYVASYILFTEKPITQAGFNYHNLLKELRQGDSLIINGQPELFARMKFHIGEISRLNSNTLQEYFMEDMISHHFSIILFELSNYIKKDGYSRNLLSRDEEITTKFFTLVKEKYRFEHSVQFYAEQLFITRKYLSKVIKKTMDKTPKDIINQTIIIESKLLLKRTNANISEVAALVGFSDQAMFSKFFKKQSGKSPSEYKIDDKTF; encoded by the coding sequence ATGGAAAGGGATTTCATTTCATTTTTAACACTACAAGACGCTCTCGAGATATTAAAACTTCAGGTTATCAACAAAGATATCCTTACTTATGACCTAACCAAACAAGACTATCATCTTGAAGAGAATTCGTTATACAGATCTGATTCCTTTTGTGTGATATTGGTAAAATCCGGTGTTGTCAGCTATATTTCGAATGGTGAATATCTTACACTTTATGCCGGGGATATACTATTTTCCCCGATATTGGAAACCTTCTCTATTGAATACCTTTCCGATGATTATGTCGCTTCATATATCCTCTTTACGGAAAAACCTATTACCCAGGCTGGTTTCAATTATCACAATCTGTTAAAAGAGCTCAGACAGGGAGATTCGTTAATTATCAACGGACAACCCGAATTATTTGCACGGATGAAGTTTCATATTGGAGAAATAAGCCGACTGAACAGCAATACACTTCAGGAATACTTCATGGAAGATATGATTTCACATCATTTCTCAATAATTCTGTTCGAATTGTCTAATTACATAAAGAAAGACGGGTATTCCAGAAATCTATTGTCCAGAGATGAAGAAATTACGACAAAATTTTTCACTCTGGTAAAAGAAAAATACAGATTCGAACATAGTGTACAGTTTTATGCGGAACAGTTATTTATCACAAGAAAGTATCTCAGCAAAGTCATAAAAAAAACAATGGACAAAACGCCTAAGGACATTATTAATCAAACAATTATTATAGAGTCTAAGCTTTTGTTAAAAAGAACGAATGCCAATATAAGTGAAGTTGCTGCCCTGGTTGGTTTTAGTGATCAGGCAATGTTTAGTAAGTTTTTCAAAAAACAGTCTGGAAAGTCTCCTTCAGAATATAAAATAGATGATAAAACGTTTTAA
- a CDS encoding acetyl-CoA C-acyltransferase, with protein MKFDMENVFIVAAKRTPVGGLLGSLASYTATQLGALVIKAIYNEMQIPESAIDSVYLGNVLSAGVGQSPARQAARFAGVPDDKDATTINKVCAAGMKAVVFGAQQIQLGIDNVVLTGGMESMSNTPHYAYMRNGNKLGHATLTDGMIKDGLWDVYHDFHMGNAAEIGIRHFGFTREQLDNFALNSYKRAQEATQKGKFSNEIVPVPVRYKKEESLFVEDEDIYKVIPEKMASLPSVFEKDGLLTAANSSNLNDGASVLLLASEGAVAKYNLKPLAKIIGYADAAQAPEWFTTTPAVAIPKALKKAGLELEDIDYYEINEAYASVILSMQELLGISPDKINIYGGAVAIGHPIGASGARILTTLTHVLQQENGKYGVAAICNGGGGATAIVIEKM; from the coding sequence ATGAAATTTGATATGGAAAATGTTTTTATTGTAGCAGCTAAACGTACCCCTGTCGGCGGGCTTCTTGGTAGTCTTGCTTCTTACACTGCTACCCAGCTTGGAGCTTTAGTTATTAAAGCTATTTATAATGAAATGCAAATACCTGAATCTGCTATAGACAGTGTGTATTTAGGGAATGTTCTGAGCGCAGGTGTCGGACAGTCACCGGCTCGTCAGGCTGCCCGATTTGCTGGTGTTCCGGATGATAAAGATGCAACTACTATTAACAAAGTTTGTGCTGCGGGAATGAAAGCTGTTGTTTTCGGAGCTCAACAAATTCAATTAGGTATAGATAATGTAGTACTGACAGGCGGAATGGAGAGTATGAGTAACACACCACATTATGCTTATATGCGGAACGGAAACAAACTCGGACATGCAACGCTTACAGATGGTATGATTAAGGATGGTTTGTGGGATGTCTATCATGATTTTCATATGGGGAATGCTGCAGAGATCGGTATCAGACACTTTGGTTTTACAAGGGAGCAACTGGATAATTTTGCGTTAAACTCATATAAGCGTGCACAGGAAGCTACACAGAAAGGAAAATTTAGTAATGAGATAGTACCAGTACCAGTTCGGTACAAAAAAGAGGAAAGTCTCTTTGTAGAAGATGAAGATATATATAAAGTAATTCCGGAAAAGATGGCCAGTCTGCCATCGGTATTTGAAAAAGACGGATTGTTGACAGCAGCAAATTCCAGTAATCTGAACGATGGCGCATCGGTTCTTTTATTGGCTTCGGAAGGTGCTGTTGCAAAATATAACCTGAAACCTTTAGCTAAAATTATTGGTTATGCAGATGCTGCACAGGCTCCGGAATGGTTTACCACTACACCAGCCGTGGCAATTCCTAAAGCACTGAAAAAAGCAGGATTGGAATTAGAAGATATCGATTACTATGAAATTAATGAAGCTTATGCCTCAGTAATCCTTTCTATGCAGGAACTTTTAGGAATTTCTCCGGATAAGATTAATATTTATGGTGGTGCGGTTGCTATTGGGCATCCGATAGGAGCTTCTGGAGCAAGGATATTAACAACCCTTACACATGTATTACAACAGGAAAACGGAAAGTATGGTGTAGCAGCTATCTGTAATGGCGGTGGGGGAGCAACAGCAATAGTAATAGAGAAAATGTAA